A genomic stretch from Ovis canadensis isolate MfBH-ARS-UI-01 breed Bighorn chromosome 5, ARS-UI_OviCan_v2, whole genome shotgun sequence includes:
- the RACK1 gene encoding small ribosomal subunit protein RACK1, producing the protein MTEQMTLRGTLKGHNGWVTQIATTPQFPDMILSASRDKTIIMWKLTRDETNYGIPQRALRGHSHFVSDVVISSDGQFALSGSWDGTLRLWDLTTGTTTRRFVGHTKDVLSVAFSSDNRQIVSGSRDKTIKLWNTLGVCKYTVQDESHSEWVSCVRFSPNSSNPIIVSCGWDKLVKVWNLANCKLKTNHIGHTGYLNTVTVSPDGSLCASGGKDGQAMLWDLNEGKHLYTLDGGDIINALCFSPNRYWLCAATGPSIKIWDLEGKIIVDELKQEVISTSSKAEPPQCTSLAWSADGQTLFAGYTDNLVRVWQVTIGTR; encoded by the exons ATGACTGAACAGATGACCCTTCGTGGCACCCTCAAGGGCCACAACGGCTGGGTGACCCAGATCGCTACCACTCCCCAGTTCCCGGACATGATATTGTCCGCCTCTCGAG ATAAGACCATCATTATGTGGAAGCTGACCAGAGATGAGACCAACTATGGTATCCCACAGCGTGCTCTTCGGGGTCACTCCCACTTTGTTAGTGACGTGGTCATTTCCTCAGATGGCCAGTTTGCCCTCTCAGGCTCCTGGGATGGAACCCTTCGCCTTTGGGATCTCACAAC GGGCACCACCACTCGCCGATTTGTAGGCCATACCAAAGATGTGCTGAGTGTGGCCTTCTCTTCTGACAACCGGCAAATTGTCTCTGGCTCCCGAGACAAAACCATCAAACTATGGAATACTCTGGGTGTATGCAAATATACTGTCCAG GATGAAAGCCATTCAGAGTGGGTGTCTTGTGTCCGCTTCTCGCCCAACAGCAGCAATCCCATTATTGTTTCCTGTGGCTGGGACAAGCTGGTCAAG GTATGGAACTTGGCAAATTGTAAGCTGAAGACCAATCACATCGGCCACACAGGCTACCTGAACACTGTGACCGTCTCTCCAGATGGATCCCTCTGTGCTTCTGGAGGCAAG GATGGGCAGGCTATGTTGTGGGACCTCAATGAAGGCAAGCACCTTTACACACTAGATGGTGGGGACATCATCAACGCCCTGTGCTTCAGTCCCAACCGCTACTGGCTCTGTGCTGCCACGGGTCCTAGCATCAAGATCTGG GACTTGGAGGGCAAGATCATTGTAGATGAACTGAAGCAAGAAGTTATCAGTACCAGCAGTAAGGCAGAGCCTCCCCAGTGTACCTCTCTGGCCTGGTCTGCTGATGGCCAG ACACTGTTTGCTGGCTACACAGACAACCTGGTGCGAGTGTGGCAGGTAACCATCGGCACCCGCTAG
- the TRIM52 gene encoding E3 ubiquitin-protein ligase TRIM52 isoform X3, with the protein MAGSATTPNPLQTLQEEAVCAICLDYFKDPVSIGCGHNFCRGCVTQLWGKEDEQDREEEEDEWEEDEDDDEAVGAIGGWGNSIREVLYQGDADELFQDQEDDEPWVGDGGIRDSMDYVWDQEEDTDYYLGGLRQDLRINVYLQEEEILEEYDEDDEELYPDTHLAPPPAPPRQFTCPQCRKSFKRRSFRPNLQLANMVQIIRQMCPTPNRESRLNDQGICSKHQEALKLYCEVDKEAICVICRESRSHKQHSVVPLDEAVHEYKEKKMEKLVKPCIPSAAITLRGN; encoded by the exons TTCAGGAGGAAGCCGTGTGTGCCATCTGCCTAGATTACTTCAAGGATCCCGTGTCCATCGGCTGTGGTCATAACTTTTGCCGAGGGTGTGTGACCCAGCTGTGGGGCAAGGAAGATGAGCAAgacagggaggaagaggaagatgaatgggaggaggacgaggacgacGACGAGGCAGTAGGGGCCATCGGTGGATGGGGCAACTCCATTCGGGAGGTTTTATACCAGGGGGATGCTGACGAGTTGTTCCAGGACCAAGAGGATGATGAACCCTGGGTCGGTGACGGTGGCATAAGGGACAGCATGGATTATGTGTGGGACCAGGAGGAAGATACGGACTACTACCTGGGAGGCTTAAGACAAGACCTGAGAATTAACGTCTACCTGCAAGAGGAGGAGATTTTGGAAGAATACGACGAGGACGACGAAGAGCTCTACCCTGACACTCACCTAGCCCCGCCTCCAGCCCCTCCACGGCAGTTCACTTGCCCCCAATGCCGAAAGAGCTTTAAGCGTCGCAGCTTTCGTCCCAACTTGCAACTGGCGAACATGGTCCAGATAATTCGCCAGATGTGTCCCACTCCTAATCGAGAGAGCCGGTTGAATGATCAGGGCATCTGCTCCAAACACCAGGAAGCTCTGAAACTCTACTGTGAGGTGGACAAAGAGGCCATCTGTGTGATATGTCGAGAATCCAGGAGCCACAAACAGCATAGTGTGGTGCCATTAGACGAAGCGGTACATGAGTACAAG gagaaaaaaatggagaaactaGTGAAACCTTGCATTCCAAGTGCTGCCATAACTTTGAGAGGAAATTGA
- the TRIM52 gene encoding E3 ubiquitin-protein ligase TRIM52 isoform X2, whose protein sequence is MAGSATTPNPLQTLQEEAVCAICLDYFKDPVSIGCGHNFCRGCVTQLWGKEDEQDREEEEDEWEEDEDDDEAVGAIGGWGNSIREVLYQGDADELFQDQEDDEPWVGDGGIRDSMDYVWDQEEDTDYYLGGLRQDLRINVYLQEEEILEEYDEDDEELYPDTHLAPPPAPPRQFTCPQCRKSFKRRSFRPNLQLANMVQIIRQMCPTPNRESRLNDQGICSKHQEALKLYCEVDKEAICVICRESRSHKQHSVVPLDEAVHEYKLPPVKPFIALQEGPEASIISTPVFLLFPLR, encoded by the exons TTCAGGAGGAAGCCGTGTGTGCCATCTGCCTAGATTACTTCAAGGATCCCGTGTCCATCGGCTGTGGTCATAACTTTTGCCGAGGGTGTGTGACCCAGCTGTGGGGCAAGGAAGATGAGCAAgacagggaggaagaggaagatgaatgggaggaggacgaggacgacGACGAGGCAGTAGGGGCCATCGGTGGATGGGGCAACTCCATTCGGGAGGTTTTATACCAGGGGGATGCTGACGAGTTGTTCCAGGACCAAGAGGATGATGAACCCTGGGTCGGTGACGGTGGCATAAGGGACAGCATGGATTATGTGTGGGACCAGGAGGAAGATACGGACTACTACCTGGGAGGCTTAAGACAAGACCTGAGAATTAACGTCTACCTGCAAGAGGAGGAGATTTTGGAAGAATACGACGAGGACGACGAAGAGCTCTACCCTGACACTCACCTAGCCCCGCCTCCAGCCCCTCCACGGCAGTTCACTTGCCCCCAATGCCGAAAGAGCTTTAAGCGTCGCAGCTTTCGTCCCAACTTGCAACTGGCGAACATGGTCCAGATAATTCGCCAGATGTGTCCCACTCCTAATCGAGAGAGCCGGTTGAATGATCAGGGCATCTGCTCCAAACACCAGGAAGCTCTGAAACTCTACTGTGAGGTGGACAAAGAGGCCATCTGTGTGATATGTCGAGAATCCAGGAGCCACAAACAGCATAGTGTGGTGCCATTAGACGAAGCGGTACATGAGTACAAG CTGCCGCCGGTAAAACCATTCATCGCTCTGCAAGAGGGACCAGAGGCTTCCATCATCAGTACTcctgtttttctgttgtttcccttgaGGTAG
- the TRIM52 gene encoding E3 ubiquitin-protein ligase TRIM52 isoform X1 produces MAGSATTPNPLQTLQEEAVCAICLDYFKDPVSIGCGHNFCRGCVTQLWGKEDEQDREEEEDEWEEDEDDDEAVGAIGGWGNSIREVLYQGDADELFQDQEDDEPWVGDGGIRDSMDYVWDQEEDTDYYLGGLRQDLRINVYLQEEEILEEYDEDDEELYPDTHLAPPPAPPRQFTCPQCRKSFKRRSFRPNLQLANMVQIIRQMCPTPNRESRLNDQGICSKHQEALKLYCEVDKEAICVICRESRSHKQHSVVPLDEAVHEYKDSQAEKAMAPHSSTLAWKIPWTEEPGRLQSLRIGHD; encoded by the exons TTCAGGAGGAAGCCGTGTGTGCCATCTGCCTAGATTACTTCAAGGATCCCGTGTCCATCGGCTGTGGTCATAACTTTTGCCGAGGGTGTGTGACCCAGCTGTGGGGCAAGGAAGATGAGCAAgacagggaggaagaggaagatgaatgggaggaggacgaggacgacGACGAGGCAGTAGGGGCCATCGGTGGATGGGGCAACTCCATTCGGGAGGTTTTATACCAGGGGGATGCTGACGAGTTGTTCCAGGACCAAGAGGATGATGAACCCTGGGTCGGTGACGGTGGCATAAGGGACAGCATGGATTATGTGTGGGACCAGGAGGAAGATACGGACTACTACCTGGGAGGCTTAAGACAAGACCTGAGAATTAACGTCTACCTGCAAGAGGAGGAGATTTTGGAAGAATACGACGAGGACGACGAAGAGCTCTACCCTGACACTCACCTAGCCCCGCCTCCAGCCCCTCCACGGCAGTTCACTTGCCCCCAATGCCGAAAGAGCTTTAAGCGTCGCAGCTTTCGTCCCAACTTGCAACTGGCGAACATGGTCCAGATAATTCGCCAGATGTGTCCCACTCCTAATCGAGAGAGCCGGTTGAATGATCAGGGCATCTGCTCCAAACACCAGGAAGCTCTGAAACTCTACTGTGAGGTGGACAAAGAGGCCATCTGTGTGATATGTCGAGAATCCAGGAGCCACAAACAGCATAGTGTGGTGCCATTAGACGAAGCGGTACATGAGTACAAG GACTctcaagcggagaaggcaatggcaccccactccagtactcttgcctggaaaatcccatggacggaggagcctggaagactgcagtcgctgaggatcggacacgactga